A region of Streptomyces halobius DNA encodes the following proteins:
- a CDS encoding FAD binding domain-containing protein, which produces MDFLRPASWEEALAAKAEHPTAVPIAGGTDVMVEINFDHRRPEYLLDLNRIGDLSEWEVGEKTVRLGASVSYTNIMENLRTELPGLALASHTVASPQIRNRGGVGGNLGTASPAGDAHPALLASGGEVEVESVRGGIRMIPIDGFYVGVKRHAMAPDELIRAVHLPKADGPQQFSKVGTRNAMVIAVCAFGIALHPETRTVRTGIGSAAPTPVRAREAEDFLTAALAEGGFWESGAPIPPSVAKQFAQLATGACNPIHDVRGSAKYRRHAVGIMARRTLGWTWESYRGNERSAQCA; this is translated from the coding sequence ATGGACTTCCTTCGCCCCGCCAGCTGGGAGGAGGCGCTCGCCGCTAAGGCCGAGCACCCCACCGCTGTGCCCATCGCGGGCGGCACGGACGTGATGGTCGAGATCAACTTCGACCACCGCCGCCCCGAGTACCTGCTCGATCTGAACCGTATCGGTGACCTGAGCGAGTGGGAGGTCGGGGAGAAGACCGTACGTCTTGGCGCCTCCGTGTCCTACACCAACATCATGGAGAATCTGCGGACCGAGCTGCCCGGTCTGGCGCTCGCCTCGCACACCGTAGCGTCCCCGCAGATCCGCAACCGCGGCGGCGTCGGCGGCAACCTCGGCACCGCCTCCCCGGCCGGTGACGCGCACCCCGCGCTGCTCGCCTCCGGAGGTGAGGTCGAGGTCGAGTCGGTACGCGGGGGCATCCGAATGATCCCGATCGACGGGTTCTATGTCGGCGTCAAGCGTCACGCGATGGCGCCCGACGAGCTGATCCGCGCGGTGCATCTGCCGAAGGCCGACGGGCCGCAGCAGTTCTCCAAGGTCGGCACCCGCAACGCCATGGTCATCGCGGTGTGCGCCTTCGGGATCGCGCTGCACCCCGAGACCCGGACCGTACGCACCGGCATCGGCTCCGCCGCGCCCACCCCCGTACGGGCCCGTGAGGCCGAGGACTTCCTCACCGCGGCGCTGGCGGAGGGCGGTTTCTGGGAGTCCGGCGCCCCCATACCCCCGTCCGTGGCGAAGCAGTTCGCGCAGCTCGCCACCGGCGCATGCAACCCCATCCACGATGTGCGCGGCAGCGCCAAGTACCGCCGGCACGCGGTCGGCATCATGGCGCGTCGCACCCTCGGCTGGACCTGGGAGTCCTACCGCGGCAATGAGAGGAGCGCACAGTGCGCGTGA
- a CDS encoding PucR family transcriptional regulator yields the protein MRLRALLETTTLGLRLLGGEEELDRTVRGVMTTDLRDPSRYLSGGELVLTGLAWRREPEDSERFVRILAGAGVAGLAAGEAELGAIPDDLVVACARHRLPLFSVVEDVSFASITEHVVRQVSSERAGDLAAVVDRHRRLMTSGPAGGGPEVVLDLLGSDLDLRAWVLSPTGRQIAGSTLADSGPELPGELGARLAGEHLAAARTGRRGPHRVTIEEDGAQRLDEGRRSGGGPGTTTYSLFPIRNDGRDLRETVLSDWLLAVEADAGDWSEERLDLLNGVTQLIAVERDRRDAARTVRRRLAQEVLELVQTGAPPAEIAARLRVAAPVLLPGLGTAPHWQIVVARVEWADGDVPGGPVAQSLLEEVLVDPGTFGPEPSDRIAVAHTGDEAVALVPLPAVPDESGDTGAPGLHADDLLTAIQEPLGRGLADDGRLTVGVSASVHSADGLRGALEEARHARRVAAARPGRVCAAGHEELASHVLLLPFVPDDVRRAFTARLLDPLREYDRKHRAELIPTLETFLDCDGSWTRCAGRLHLHVNTLRYRVGRIEQLTGRDLSRLEDKLDFFLALRMS from the coding sequence ATGCGGCTCCGCGCACTCCTGGAAACGACCACCCTCGGGCTGCGGCTTCTCGGGGGCGAGGAAGAGCTGGACCGCACCGTACGCGGGGTGATGACCACCGACCTGCGCGACCCCAGCCGGTACCTGTCCGGCGGCGAGCTGGTGCTGACCGGTCTGGCCTGGCGGCGGGAGCCGGAGGACTCCGAGCGGTTCGTCCGCATCCTGGCCGGCGCCGGGGTCGCCGGGCTCGCGGCGGGCGAGGCCGAGCTGGGCGCCATCCCGGACGATCTCGTGGTGGCCTGCGCACGGCACCGGCTGCCGCTGTTCTCGGTCGTCGAGGACGTCTCGTTCGCCTCCATCACCGAGCATGTCGTCCGCCAGGTCTCCAGCGAACGGGCCGGTGATCTGGCCGCCGTGGTGGACCGGCACCGGCGGCTGATGACGTCGGGCCCGGCCGGCGGCGGCCCGGAGGTGGTACTGGACCTGCTGGGCTCCGACCTGGACCTGCGGGCCTGGGTGCTCTCCCCCACCGGACGGCAGATCGCCGGTTCGACGCTGGCGGACTCCGGGCCCGAGCTGCCCGGCGAGCTGGGCGCCCGGCTCGCGGGCGAGCATCTGGCCGCCGCCCGCACCGGCCGCCGCGGCCCGCACCGCGTCACGATCGAGGAGGACGGCGCGCAGCGCCTCGATGAGGGGCGGCGGTCGGGTGGCGGGCCGGGGACCACCACGTACTCGCTGTTCCCCATCCGCAACGACGGCCGCGATCTGCGCGAGACGGTGCTGTCGGACTGGCTGCTGGCCGTCGAGGCGGACGCCGGTGACTGGTCCGAGGAGCGCCTCGACCTGCTGAACGGCGTCACCCAGCTGATCGCCGTGGAACGCGACCGGCGCGATGCCGCGCGTACCGTCCGCCGGCGGCTGGCCCAGGAGGTGCTGGAGCTCGTCCAGACCGGCGCGCCGCCCGCCGAGATCGCGGCCCGGCTGCGGGTGGCGGCCCCGGTGCTGCTGCCCGGCCTCGGCACCGCCCCGCACTGGCAGATCGTGGTGGCCCGGGTCGAGTGGGCGGACGGCGACGTCCCCGGCGGCCCGGTGGCGCAGTCCCTCCTGGAGGAGGTGCTGGTCGATCCCGGCACGTTCGGCCCGGAGCCCTCGGACCGGATCGCCGTGGCGCACACCGGGGACGAGGCGGTGGCGCTGGTGCCGCTGCCCGCCGTCCCGGACGAGTCCGGTGACACCGGGGCACCCGGTCTGCACGCCGACGATCTGCTCACCGCCATCCAGGAACCGCTGGGCCGCGGCCTGGCGGACGACGGCCGGCTGACGGTCGGCGTCAGCGCCTCGGTGCATTCGGCGGACGGGCTGCGCGGTGCGCTGGAGGAGGCCCGGCACGCCCGCCGGGTCGCCGCCGCCCGGCCCGGCCGGGTCTGCGCCGCCGGACACGAGGAGCTGGCCTCCCACGTCCTCCTCCTGCCCTTCGTCCCGGACGACGTCCGCCGGGCCTTCACCGCCCGGCTCCTGGACCCGCTGCGCGAGTACGACCGCAAGCACCGCGCCGAGCTGATCCCCACCCTGGAGACGTTCCTGGACTGCGACGGGTCGTGGACCCGCTGTGCCGGCCGCCTCCACCTGCATGTGAACACCCTCCGCTACCGGGTGGGGCGCATTGAGCAGCTCACCGGCCGCGATCTGTCCCGCCTGGAGGACAAGCTCGACTTCTTCCTGGCGCTGCGGATGAGCTGA